In Kaistella sp. 97-N-M2, the sequence CACCGAATTCATCGGTGTCTCCAGAAGCTTAAGAGAAATTTCAGCGTCCGCGAATATATTTAAATTTTGAACCCCTTTACTGACTTCCGCAAAACTCCAAATGCCACATTCCACAAAATTTGCCACCATTTTTTTATCCTTTAAAACGGAATACGCATAAATGCAGAGTTGCATGGCCTGTTTATAATCGTCGCGGAAAAACAGTTGTTCTAATTTTTCTACATCTTCCGCTTTTTTTGGCGCGGCAACCGAAAGATTTTTTGTTTTTGCCGTTTTAAAATCAATGATCCTTAAATTTCCATTCAGGCGGTCGATCCGGTCGATGAAGCCGTAAAAGGAAACCTTGTCGGTTTGCGCATCATTTAAATAGAAATCGATGCCTTCAAAATTGCCTTCAACACTCAAAATTTCCAGAGAATTTCCTTTTTCCACAAGATTTTTATCGAACTCCAAAACGTTACGCACTACCCTTTCCGCAATTGATCGGTGGATAAAATTCATTCCTTTTTCATAAAATTCAACCTGATGGTTTAATTTTTCGATCGCTGCAGTAATGGACTCAAGTACGACTTCATCTGAAAGCTTTAAATCATTTACCGTCAGTTTTTTACCGATAAATTTCTCGTAAATATGTTGAAGTGCATAATGCACCAGATTCCCATAACTGCGCTGCGAAAGTTCTTCTTCAATTTCATTAGTTTCGCGCGTGCTTAAAATTTTTGTAAGATAAAAATCGATGGGATTATAAAGGTAAGAAGTCAGATGAGAGGCTGAAACCCGCGTCTTCCACTGCTCCAGTCTTTCCAGCACTTTCGGTGTTTTTGAAATCTGAATCAACTCCTGCTGAATGGGATCTGAAGTGTTTTCAATAATAACATGTTCAATGTGGTGATGCTTGTCTTCAATCTCCATTTGCGTGATAAAACGGCTTTTCTCCCCTGTATTAACGCCGGAACCCAACGCATTGAAGAGCAAATGCACATTTTGAGAATCCTGAATTAACCGGTAAAAATGATAGGCATAAATACTGTCGTTTTCCAAAAAAGTATGCAGTTCGAAATGCTGACGAACATCGAAGGGAAGATACGTGTTCTGGGAATTTCCGAGCGGAAGTTTTCCTTCATTAGCGGACAGAAGAATCACGTTTTCAAAATTTAAAAGGCGCGTCTCCAAAAGTCCCATCACCTGTAAACCCTGAAGCGGTTCGCCCTGAAAATCGATCGTTTCCGAGCTGACGAGTTGATTGATCAATACTTCCAGCGTTTCCATCTTAATTTCAAAAAGATACGGTGAGATTTGGTTTTGAATGATCTTAAAACTTTTTTCGAAGTGCGCGATATTTTCATAAAGAATATCATCCAAATCTCTAAATTTCAGGTCGTAACAAAATCGAATAAGTTGATCTAAAAATTCTTTAACAGAAGCCGGTTTCTGAAAAAGGTCAAAATAACTAAGCTTCGACAAAAATTCGGCAAACTGCTTTTTAGAAATATAAACAATGTTTCGCTCCTCTATTTTAATTTTAAAACTGGTGATGATTTCCTGGTCGGTTTCATCATTCGGAAGTTCCTCCAAAACAGACAAAACATCATTGTAATAATAGGAAGAGCTTTTCTTTTCGAGCTGTTTCTGCAGATAGAAAAGCTGCTTCATGGCGTTACTGAAAGCCAGATTTTTCAGCGGAAATCCCATTGTAATATTGAGATATTGCACGGCATTCATGGCATCTAAACTTGCAGGAAGTAAATTTTCATCCAGCAACACAACAGCGGTTTTGGAAAGATGCTCGTCGTCAATTTCTTTAAAAATTTCGGGCAGCACCTTCGCCTGCGTAATGTTTCCGGAAACCTCGTAAACCTTTATATTTTTCGACTGCGCAAAATCTTTTTCGATCCAGCGAAATGGGCGTTGTTCTGTAAACTCTTTCCACGTTTTATGATTGCGCAGGAATTTCCCGGCCTCCTGCCGTTCATCATTAAAGTAATAATCGTCTGCCTGAAAAAAGCACTGCCCTTTATCCCATTGCATAAGGCTTTTCACGAGTTTTTCTTCAGCCGGCGTGAAAGCATTAAATCCACAAAAAACAAATTTTTCCGCCGTTATCTGCGCAAAATCTTCAATTTTAGTTTTTGCAGATTCGTGAATCATCCCGGATGTTGCCCAGTTCTTTTCGTTGAGTTTTTCTTTTAAAACGGGCAGAAAAACATTCATCTTCTGCCAGAAATTTAAAAATTTCCGCCGTGGAATATCTTCAGAATCACCTAAATTTTCGGACCAGTTTTTAATGCGTTCTTCATCGAACATGTATTCCAAAACGGCTTTGTCGCTGTCCGAAAATTTCAAAATATCGTCCCAATCCTTCAATAAGGTCGGAAACCATTTTAAAAAATTCGAAAAATCTTCGGAAGGATGATTCTCCTGATAAATTTGAAAAGCGAACAGCCACAGCGCAATTCCCTGTACGTGCTGCTTGCCGGAAATATCTTTAATTAAATCCTCAATGGTGAAGAAATTCGGAAGGAAACCCGAGTATTGTTTCTCGCGAAGAATTTTCTTGATAAAAACGATGGGTCTTTTCCCGGGAAGCACAATGTTAACACGTGATAAATCAGGATTTTGATCGAGCAGCTCGGTAATAATTTTCTGGAGAAATTTCATGTAAAATGGAAAGATGAAAAATACAAAAATTTAAGACAGAAAAAAACCTCCCGAAAAATAAATCGAGAGGCTTTGATATTTTTTGATGATTTCTAGATTAATTCACCGTGATCAATTTTTCCAGATACGTATTTTCGCCGTAGGCATCTTTGCCGGTAAAGAATTTAAAGCGGTAAGTCCCTGTTTCCTGCGGTCGGAAATTGATTTGGGAAGCTCTTGCAACCATTTCTCCGCAATCCGCGGTTGTTTTAAACTTGTACGAAGTCACTTCCCTCTCCAAAGGTTCGGTATGTAAATAATCGTACCCATAAAAGCCTTCGCAGTTGGCGGTGTAGGTGGAATAGGTTTTAATGGTTTGCGTAGTAAAAACATCCATCGTGTCCAGCGCGATTTTTACGCTGTCAATTTTCACCATATCCGTATTTAAGATTTCATCTCCGTCGAAACGGTCATTGCAACTAACGGTATTAATAAAGAATACCACGGGCAAACAAAAAAGTAGTATTTTTTTCATGATCTCTAAGATTTGTTAAAATAACGCTAATAATAAAGCCTTTATTATGCTAAATTACGAATTAAAATTACCTTTAGAGATATAAACCACTTTTTTTGTTTCAAAAAATTCAGCCTCAAAATATTTTTGCAAATTAAAAATTTCGACTTTCAAACCGGCGAGCTCCTCGGACAAATCGCCGCCTTTTAAATAAAGAACACCATTGTGTTTGCGATTAAACTGCTCTTTTTCAAATTTCCCTCGGAGCCAACGTAGAAAAACCGGCATTTGTGTGACTGCACGGCTGACGATAAAATGAAATTTGGCCTTCACCTCTTCCGCCCTGCCATGAATCGCCGTAATATTTTTCAGGCCAATTCCTTCGGAGACTTCTTTTACTACCGTAATTTTCTTTCCGATAGAGTCGACGAGCGTAAAATGAACCTCCGGAAATAAAATTGCGAGCGGAATGCCCGGAAAACCGCCACCGGTACCAATATCCAGAACTTTCGTTTGGGGCACAAACGCCATGACTTTCGCAATTCCTAAAGAATGCAGAATGTGCTTTTCGTACAGCGAATCCATATCTTTTCTGGAGATTACATTTATTTTTTCGTTCCACTCTTTGTAAAGTTCCTCCAGTTTGGCAAACTGATCAATCTGGTTTTCGGTCAGGCTTGGGAAATATTTTTGAATTAATTCAACAGACATTTTTGGAATTATAATTTCCGCAAATTTAGGGAAAACAACTTCAGATTTTGCAGAAAAAATATATCTTTGAGAAAACTTAATCAGAAGCATGACTCAATATTCAGACAGACTTAATCGGATGAGCTTTTCGCAAACTTTCGTCATGAGCAACAAAGTGCGGGAAATGAAAGCGAGAGGAATCGACGTCATCAGTTTAACCTTAGGCGAGCCCGATTTTGATGTTCCGAAAAATATAAAAGAAGCTGCTTTTGCGGCCATCAATAATAATTTCAGCCACTATTCTCCGGTTCCGGGATTTTTGGATCTTCGGGAAGCCATCTGCGAAAAATTAAACCGAGACAATCATTTAACTTATCTTCCTTCCCAGATCTGCGTTTCAAATGGCGCCAAACAATCGATCTTAAATGTACTTTGTTCCATCATCAACGAGGGCGACGAAGTAATTTTGCCGGCGCCGTATTGGGTCAGCTATGACGAAATGGTGAAAATGGTGGGCGGAAAGTCTGTCTTTATTGAAACCTCCATTGAGGAGGATTTCAAAATGACCGCTGAAGCGCTGGAAAAGACTATCACTCCGAAAACGAAGGCGTTGCTTTACAGTTCGCCCTGTAATCCTTCCGGCAGTTTTTACAAGCACGACGAACTGGAAAAAATTGCCAACGTGATTGCAAAATATCCACAAATCACGGTTATCTCCGATGAGATTTACGAATACATCAATTACGACGGAAAACACACTTCTATCGCCGAATTTCCGCAGGTTTACGAACAAACAGCGGTCATCAACGGCATGTCCAAAGCTTTTGCCATGACAGGCTGGAGAATTGGTTACTCTGCCTGCCCACAATGGCTGGCGGTGGGTTGCGAAAAAATTCAGGGACAAATGACGAGCGGGGCGAATTCGATGGCGCAGAAAGCGGCGATTACGGCCTTAAAAACAGATTATTCGGAATATCAATATATGATCGATGAATTTAAAAAAAGGCGTGATCTGGTTTACAATTTAATGAAAGAGATTCCCGGTTTTAAAGTTAATTATCCGGAATCGGCTTTTTATTTCTTCCCTGATATTTCCTATTATCTCGGCAAAAGCATAAATGGAAAAATCATCAATGATGCGGATGATTTCGCCATGTTTCTCCTCGATGAAGCTCACGTTGGAACGGTGGGCGGCGTTTCTTTTGGAAACTCCAACTGTGTGCGGTTTTCGTATGCCGCCTCCGAAAAAGATCTTACTGAAGCCATGAAAAGAATTAAATACGGTCTTGAAAATTGTGAATTGCATTAAAGTTTCATTTCCTACCACAAAAAAGCCGATTCAAATTTTTGAACCGGCTTTATTTATTTTAGAGATTATTAAAACTTAATAATATCTTTCATTTTTTCGTTTTCTTCGTTTACCATATCATCGTCCACAAGAATCTTTCCACTGTGTTCGTCGATGATGATTTTCTTTCGCTGCGCGATCTCCATTTGTTTTTGCGGCGGCAAAGTAAAGAATGATCCTTTCGGCGCGCCTCTTTCTAAGCCAACAACCGCAAGTCCGGTAGGAGAATTCGTACGGATTCTTTGGTAGGAAGCCAATAACCGTGCGTCGATATTTTTCGAAAACTCTTTTGATTTTTCGATCAGGTAATCTTCTTCTTTCTGTGTTTCTGAAACTAAATTTTCCAACTCCTCTTTTTTAAATTTAAGGTGGTTTTTCAATTCCTTAATTTTATTGTTTAACTCGTCGAAAGTTTCATTTTTATGCGAAATTTTCGCAGAAAACTCTTTGATTCTTTTATCAGAAAGTTCGATTTCGAGCTCCTGAAACTCAATTTCTTTTCCTAAAGCTTCAAATTCTTTATTGTTTCTTACGGTATCTTGCTGAGTTTTGTACTTTTCGATCAAAGATTTTGCATGGCTAATGACTTCGTTCTTGGTGTTGATTTCGTCATTTTGCTCTTTAATTTCGCTCGCAAATTTTTCTGATCTTTTTTCAAGGCCTTCGATTTCAATTTCCAAATCTTCAACTTCGATGGGCAGTTCGCCTCTGGTGTTCCGAATTTCGTCTAACCGGGAATCGATTATTTGTAAATCGTAAAGCGCTCTTAACTTATCTTCAACGGAGATTTCTACAGATTTTTTAGCCATATTTTTATAAAAAATAATTTACAGGATTGGTTTTCTCAACAGATTTTGAGATTGCAAATTTAGGAAAAATTTCCGATAAAAGCTCAAATAATTGTTGTACAACAAATTGTTCCGACTCAAAATGACCAATGTCGCAGATTAACATTTGGCCCTCATTCTGAAAAAAATCGTGGTATTTTACATCACCCGTTAAGTACGCATCGCACTTATGGGCAAGTGCGGCTTTAATTCCGCTTGCTCCACTTCCGCCAATAACTCCTACCCGCTTGATTTTCTTATTATTAGAAGGCGAATGGCGAATCATTTGAAGCCCGAATTTATCCTTCACAAAAGATAAAAAATCTTTTTCTTCCATTTCTTTATCCAAATCGCCAAATCTCCCCAATCCGGAGTACTGATTTTCGTTGTCCAAACTGACGATTTTGTAGGCCACTTCTTCGTAAGGATGCGCCGCTTTCATGGCTGCAATTATTCTGTTCCGTTTGTAATGCTCAAAAATAACAGTGACCATTTGTTCATCGGCATTTTCCCGAACATTTTGTGTTCCGGAGAAAGGCACCGACCCCTCAAGCGGCCGAAAAGTTCCTTTGCCCGACAGCGTAAAACTGCATTCATCATAAAAACCAATGTTTCCCGCTCCTGCCGCAAACAAAGCCTCTTTCAATTTTTCGGTGTGATCTGTTGGAACATAAACCTCAAGCGATTTTAGATTACCGGATTTCGGCAAAAGAATTTTTTGATCTTTTAAGCCCAATTTCTCACAGATCCCAAAATTAACTCCAAAAAAATCGTTATCAAAAGCAGTATGAATAGCGTAAATGGCAATTGTATTTTCCAGGGCTTTCAAAACGGAGCGTTCCACATAATTTTTTCCGGTGATGGATTTTAAACCATTGAAAATAATGGGATGAAAAGTAACAATAAAATTGATTTTTTTCTCGATTGCTTCCTCCACTACATTTTCTAAAACATCATGGCAAATTAAAATTCCGCTCATTTCCCGGGCCGGATTTCCACATAAAAGACCCACGTTATCATAACTTTCTGCCTGATGCATGGGAATTCTTTGCTCGATTCGCGAAATTGCTTCGTTTATGGTCATTTGCTTAAGTTTGTAGCGAAATTAAGGATTATTTCTTTAAATTTAATTTTTATCAAAATATGGAGAAGGAACACGATTTTATTCCGGGACGGGAACGATGGAAACGCGAAATTTTTCGCATTATATTTAAAGCAGATACAAAACGGGGGAAGCTTTTTGATCTTATTTTGCTCGCGCTGATTCTTTTGAGCACCTTCATCATCATGATGGAAAGTGTGAGCATTTTCGATGCAAAACTTCACCGCATCTTTATTATTGTCGA encodes:
- a CDS encoding PD-(D/E)XK nuclease family protein, with protein sequence MKFLQKIITELLDQNPDLSRVNIVLPGKRPIVFIKKILREKQYSGFLPNFFTIEDLIKDISGKQHVQGIALWLFAFQIYQENHPSEDFSNFLKWFPTLLKDWDDILKFSDSDKAVLEYMFDEERIKNWSENLGDSEDIPRRKFLNFWQKMNVFLPVLKEKLNEKNWATSGMIHESAKTKIEDFAQITAEKFVFCGFNAFTPAEEKLVKSLMQWDKGQCFFQADDYYFNDERQEAGKFLRNHKTWKEFTEQRPFRWIEKDFAQSKNIKVYEVSGNITQAKVLPEIFKEIDDEHLSKTAVVLLDENLLPASLDAMNAVQYLNITMGFPLKNLAFSNAMKQLFYLQKQLEKKSSSYYYNDVLSVLEELPNDETDQEIITSFKIKIEERNIVYISKKQFAEFLSKLSYFDLFQKPASVKEFLDQLIRFCYDLKFRDLDDILYENIAHFEKSFKIIQNQISPYLFEIKMETLEVLINQLVSSETIDFQGEPLQGLQVMGLLETRLLNFENVILLSANEGKLPLGNSQNTYLPFDVRQHFELHTFLENDSIYAYHFYRLIQDSQNVHLLFNALGSGVNTGEKSRFITQMEIEDKHHHIEHVIIENTSDPIQQELIQISKTPKVLERLEQWKTRVSASHLTSYLYNPIDFYLTKILSTRETNEIEEELSQRSYGNLVHYALQHIYEKFIGKKLTVNDLKLSDEVVLESITAAIEKLNHQVEFYEKGMNFIHRSIAERVVRNVLEFDKNLVEKGNSLEILSVEGNFEGIDFYLNDAQTDKVSFYGFIDRIDRLNGNLRIIDFKTAKTKNLSVAAPKKAEDVEKLEQLFFRDDYKQAMQLCIYAYSVLKDKKMVANFVECGIWSFAEVSKGVQNLNIFADAEISLKLLETPMNSVKNVILDILDPAKNFEEEEKVSW
- the rsmG gene encoding 16S rRNA (guanine(527)-N(7))-methyltransferase RsmG; its protein translation is MSVELIQKYFPSLTENQIDQFAKLEELYKEWNEKINVISRKDMDSLYEKHILHSLGIAKVMAFVPQTKVLDIGTGGGFPGIPLAILFPEVHFTLVDSIGKKITVVKEVSEGIGLKNITAIHGRAEEVKAKFHFIVSRAVTQMPVFLRWLRGKFEKEQFNRKHNGVLYLKGGDLSEELAGLKVEIFNLQKYFEAEFFETKKVVYISKGNFNS
- a CDS encoding pyridoxal phosphate-dependent aminotransferase, giving the protein MTQYSDRLNRMSFSQTFVMSNKVREMKARGIDVISLTLGEPDFDVPKNIKEAAFAAINNNFSHYSPVPGFLDLREAICEKLNRDNHLTYLPSQICVSNGAKQSILNVLCSIINEGDEVILPAPYWVSYDEMVKMVGGKSVFIETSIEEDFKMTAEALEKTITPKTKALLYSSPCNPSGSFYKHDELEKIANVIAKYPQITVISDEIYEYINYDGKHTSIAEFPQVYEQTAVINGMSKAFAMTGWRIGYSACPQWLAVGCEKIQGQMTSGANSMAQKAAITALKTDYSEYQYMIDEFKKRRDLVYNLMKEIPGFKVNYPESAFYFFPDISYYLGKSINGKIINDADDFAMFLLDEAHVGTVGGVSFGNSNCVRFSYAASEKDLTEAMKRIKYGLENCELH
- a CDS encoding zinc ribbon domain-containing protein, giving the protein MAKKSVEISVEDKLRALYDLQIIDSRLDEIRNTRGELPIEVEDLEIEIEGLEKRSEKFASEIKEQNDEINTKNEVISHAKSLIEKYKTQQDTVRNNKEFEALGKEIEFQELEIELSDKRIKEFSAKISHKNETFDELNNKIKELKNHLKFKKEELENLVSETQKEEDYLIEKSKEFSKNIDARLLASYQRIRTNSPTGLAVVGLERGAPKGSFFTLPPQKQMEIAQRKKIIIDEHSGKILVDDDMVNEENEKMKDIIKF
- a CDS encoding Nif3-like dinuclear metal center hexameric protein, translating into MTINEAISRIEQRIPMHQAESYDNVGLLCGNPAREMSGILICHDVLENVVEEAIEKKINFIVTFHPIIFNGLKSITGKNYVERSVLKALENTIAIYAIHTAFDNDFFGVNFGICEKLGLKDQKILLPKSGNLKSLEVYVPTDHTEKLKEALFAAGAGNIGFYDECSFTLSGKGTFRPLEGSVPFSGTQNVRENADEQMVTVIFEHYKRNRIIAAMKAAHPYEEVAYKIVSLDNENQYSGLGRFGDLDKEMEEKDFLSFVKDKFGLQMIRHSPSNNKKIKRVGVIGGSGASGIKAALAHKCDAYLTGDVKYHDFFQNEGQMLICDIGHFESEQFVVQQLFELLSEIFPKFAISKSVEKTNPVNYFL